From one Colletotrichum destructivum chromosome 3, complete sequence genomic stretch:
- a CDS encoding Putative 2EXR domain-containing protein has product MGITTFHPFPQLPGELRDVIWDHAVRPVDLRGVQYFSFYTNHEVPEKIKSHLMPLSHTYQREVLGAPLADDDALTASWNHNKSTYAIDGALWTTCKESRAAMHRRYNLCHWADLYDDPCRPLLSDSSRLSIRHEDYKDLPAIFPVHDSNNWQYITVLPRRDLIMLQTWDVDDFSSLGDGHMFSSMPRGFVSFADIAVEFDPSWDYDELEEYQQEWIHGDLSYNFKYDRPRWATYRLLLDAMKEMHNTRLWMVDRRLRLQATALDERSTSVMRWETRVVFRGDGCKYYEIPDSCSDLCLIETDEDAACLSFVWMLEQMCREQLEKDFDDLERESDYEEYPLHIRSFQSWGVLACEEA; this is encoded by the coding sequence ATGGGCATCACAACCTTCCACCCGTTTCCGCAGCTGCCAGGAGAACTTCGAGACGTGATCTGGGACCACGCAGTCCGTCCTGTCGATCTCCGTGGTGTCCAATACTTCTCTTTCTACACTAACCACGAAGTCCCCGAAAAGATTAAGTCACATCTGATGCCATTGTCGCACACATACCAGCGGGAAGTTCTCGGTGCCCCGCTCGCTGACGACGATGCATTGACTGCAAGTTGGAACCATAACAAGTCCACTTACGCCATCGACGGTGCTCTATGGACTACTTGTAAGGAGTCTCGCGCCGCCATGCATCGCCGGTACAATCTATGCCATTGGGCCGATCTTTACGATGATCCATGCCGACCACTTCTCTCTGATTCGAGCCGCCTTAGCATTCGCCACGAGGACTACAAGGATCTGCCAGCCATATTTCCAGTCCATGACAGCAACAACTGGCAATACATAACTGTCCTACCGAGGCGGGATCTCATCATGCTACAGACGTGGGACGTTGATGATTTCTCAAGTCTGGGTGACGGCCACATGTTTTCGTCTATGCCTCGCGGCTTCGTCAGCTTTGCGGACATTGCGGTGGAATTCGACCCATCCTGGGACTACGACGAGCTCGAAGAGTATCAGCAAGAGTGGATCCACGGCGACCTCAGTTACAACTTCAAGTATGACAGACCTAGATGGGCGACTTATCGCCTGTTGCTGGACGCTATGAAAGAGATGCATAATACAAGGCTGTGGATGGTGGACCGTCGTCTCCGCCTGCAGGCCACAGCCCTTGACGAACGCTCCACTAGCGTGATGAGATGGGAGACCCGTGTGGTGTTCCGTGGGGACGGTTGCAAGTACTACGAGATACCAGACTCGTGCTCGGATTTATGTTTGATCGAGACGGATGAGGATGCGGCGTGCTTGTCATTTGTTTGGATGCTTGAACAGATGTGCAGGGAGCAATTGGAGAAAGACTTTGATGATCTGGAGAGAGAATCTGATTATGAGGAGTACCCCCTGCAT